A section of the Bacillus sp. HSf4 genome encodes:
- a CDS encoding Ger(x)C family spore germination C-terminal domain-containing protein, which yields MHASPKAEVCRHSYALGNVKSTIGEQPCPNGKGKVAVEVVRAKSELAVDVKNGSPKGSVQINVEGNIGEIQCKLDLMKSKTITELENNANKRVKMIIENAIKTAQKEYKVDFFGFGEALHRSNPDYWKKVKKNWDETFSEMPIDVKTDVQIRRVGTIGKSPLEKME from the coding sequence GTTTGCCGCCATAGTTATGCGTTAGGAAATGTCAAAAGCACGATCGGTGAGCAGCCTTGTCCAAACGGCAAAGGAAAAGTGGCGGTGGAGGTTGTTCGCGCGAAATCGGAACTCGCGGTCGACGTCAAAAACGGTTCGCCGAAGGGAAGCGTTCAGATCAATGTGGAAGGCAACATTGGAGAAATACAGTGCAAACTTGATTTGATGAAATCCAAAACGATCACCGAGCTGGAAAACAATGCAAATAAACGGGTTAAAATGATCATAGAAAATGCAATTAAAACAGCTCAGAAAGAGTACAAAGTCGACTTTTTCGGTTTTGGCGAAGCACTTCACCGATCAAACCCCGACTATTGGAAAAAAGTCAAGAAAAACTGGGACGAAACATTCTCGGAGATGCCGATCGATGTGAAAACAGACGTACAGATTCGACGCGTCGGGACAATCGGAAAGTCACCGCTTGAAAAAATGGAGTAA